TTGCGGCTTGAAAATGAGCTACTTGAGCGGCAGCATGGACTCCAGAATCAGTTCGACCTGCTCCGTGTAGTGTCACATGATACCCTAGCACAGTGGCTATAGCTGTTTCTATCTCTTCTTGAACAGTTCGCTGTCCTTTTTGTCTTTGCCAGCCGTGAAAATGAGTACCTATATACTGAATGACTAAGGCTACTCGCTGAGTCTGATTTTGCTGGCGGCTTTCTAACATAGTTGTTTATCAGTTGTCAATTGTCAGTTGTCAGTTGTCAGTTGTTTTTTATTTGCTACTGACCAATGACCCATGACCAATGACTAATAACCAATAACTTTAAACTAGTTCAATAATCGCCATTTCAGCATGATCACCGCGACGGGGGACGGTATGCAAAATGCGAGTATAACCACCTTGACGGTTAGCATACCGAGTAGGAGCTTGCTCGAATAGTGCATGAACCAGGGCTGTGTCGTAGATATAACCTAACGCTTTTCGACGTGATGCTAAAGAGCCATCTTTAGCTAGGGTAATCATTTTATCTACTTCACTGCGGACAACTTTAGCTCTGATTAAAGTTGTAGTAATTCGACCATGACGTACCAATTCTGTTGTTAAAGCTCTGAGAAGAGCTTTACGTTGATCCGCTGGTTTACTAAGTTTTTTGACTCGGCAACGATGACGCATAACAATGCACTAATGAAGTTTCATTTATTGGGTTTTGATTTAGCTAGGCTTAGAGCTTCTTTCTTGAGGTAAAGTAATACCTAAGCGACGCTGTAAAGCTTCCACTACTTCTTCCGCTGACTTTTGACCAAAGTTTTTGATTTCTAAAAGGTCTTCTTGGGTGTAATCCAATAAGTCGGCTACGGAATTTACTTGGGCGCGTTTTAGACAGTTATAAGCTCTAACAGATAACTGTAACTCTTCAATGGGAATTTGTGCGGTGGGATCATCGGGGATATCGGAACCTGTGTCTGTTGGTTCTAAGGAGATATCTTTTAATGGGTTAAATAAATCTACCAAAATTCCAGCAGCAGATGATAGTGCTTCTTGAGGAGAAATACTACCATTAGTCCATACTTCCAAAAGAAGTCTATCTTTCAAAAAGCCATCGTCACGAGTTTCTTCAACACTATAGTTGACCTTTCGTACGGGCATAAACACTGAGTCAATTTGGAGAAAATCCAAAGATGTGGCTTCTTCTCTGCCTCGTTCTACAGTCCGGTAGCCTTTGCCTCGCTCAATCCGAAATTCCATTTCCAGTTTTCCACCCTCGGCGATGGTGGCGATATACTGGGTTGGGTCAATCACTTCTACTTCACTAGGTAAATCGAAATGTGCCACAGTTACTGTTGCTGGTCCGTTAACGAGTAACCGACCAATTTGGGGTTGAGAAGAATAACTCTTGAGAATGACATCCTTCATTCGCATGAGCATTTCCAGTACGTCTTCCCTTACCCCTGGAACTGTCGCAAACTCATGACTGACACCAGCAATTCTCACTGCTGTGACTGATGTTCCTTCTAAGTTAGAAAGTAAAACCCGCCGCAACGCGTTGCCAACAGTTGTCCCTTGACCGCGATCTAGGGGTTCTAGAACGAACTTACTGTAATAGCTCCGACTTTCCTCAGCATTAGACTCTACACATTCAATTTGAAACTGCGCCACGGAGTAGCCTCCCTCACTTCGTAAAGTCAAAATTCAAAATTCAAAAGTCAACAGTCAACAGTCAAAAGTTGACAGTTAACTGTTAGAGGAGAAAAGCTTAAACTCGACGGCGCTTGGGTGGACGGCAACCGTTGTGGGGAATTGGGGTAATATCCCGAATGAGTGTAATTTCTAATCCTGCACCTTGAAGCGCCCGAATCGCGGTTTCTCTACCTGCACCAGGACCACTCACCATAACTTCGATTTGCCGCATTCCTTGGTCTGTGGCTCGTCTAGCTGCGCTTTCAGCAGCGGTTTGCGCGGCAAAGGGTGTTCCCTTTTTTGCCCCTTTAAATCCACTAGAACCAGCACTTGCCCAGGAGATAACATCTCCATTTTGATCGGTAATTGTGACAATGCTATTGTTGAAGGTAGACTGAATGTAGGCAACCCCATTGGGTACGTTCCGTTTCTGCTTTTTGCTCCCGGATTTTTTTGTTGGTTGTCTGGCCATATTTCTTTAGTGAATTTAAGGTACAACTTGCTAATTGCAGCAAGTTTAGAGAAATTATTTACCAGGGGCTTTCTTCTTACCAGCCACTGTCTGTCTTCTACCACGTCTGGTTCTAGCGTTGGTACGGGTTCTTTGTCCACGCACTGGTAAGCCCAT
The DNA window shown above is from Anabaena sp. WA102 and carries:
- the rplQ gene encoding 50S ribosomal protein L17; protein product: MRHRCRVKKLSKPADQRKALLRALTTELVRHGRITTTLIRAKVVRSEVDKMITLAKDGSLASRRKALGYIYDTALVHALFEQAPTRYANRQGGYTRILHTVPRRGDHAEMAIIELV
- a CDS encoding DNA-directed RNA polymerase subunit alpha, which produces MAQFQIECVESNAEESRSYYSKFVLEPLDRGQGTTVGNALRRVLLSNLEGTSVTAVRIAGVSHEFATVPGVREDVLEMLMRMKDVILKSYSSQPQIGRLLVNGPATVTVAHFDLPSEVEVIDPTQYIATIAEGGKLEMEFRIERGKGYRTVERGREEATSLDFLQIDSVFMPVRKVNYSVEETRDDGFLKDRLLLEVWTNGSISPQEALSSAAGILVDLFNPLKDISLEPTDTGSDIPDDPTAQIPIEELQLSVRAYNCLKRAQVNSVADLLDYTQEDLLEIKNFGQKSAEEVVEALQRRLGITLPQERSSKPS
- the rpsK gene encoding 30S ribosomal protein S11; translated protein: MARQPTKKSGSKKQKRNVPNGVAYIQSTFNNSIVTITDQNGDVISWASAGSSGFKGAKKGTPFAAQTAAESAARRATDQGMRQIEVMVSGPGAGRETAIRALQGAGLEITLIRDITPIPHNGCRPPKRRRV